A stretch of DNA from Fibrobacter succinogenes:
CTTCGGTCATGTTCAGAATTTGCTTGATGCTGCGTGTGGGCCTGTTTTCGAGCCAATAGCGGCCGCAGTCGCCAAGTCCCGGGAGGTAACCTTCGGGGCCGAGGACGGTCATGTGCACGTTTTCGCCTTTGCTGTTGCCTGCGGAAACTTCTTCGCCTGCTATCATGAGCGGTAAGCGATTTCCGTTTTCGTCTGTTTTCGGGAGCGCCGCAATTTCTTCGCGCAATTTTTGGAATCTGGGTACAGGCGAATCGGCTTCTTTGGTGAAGTCTTCTTGCGTGAAGGCGAAATCATAAGCGTGATCGGTGCAGCTCACAAAATCGAGCCCGACTGCTTTTGCCGCCTGTTGCAAGACTTCGGGCGTGGCGCCGTATTCCACGTGGTCTGCGGAGTAATACGTGTGGCAATGCATTTCGCCCGCGGCGTAGCCGAGAGCTATGGGCAACTCTTCGTTCAAAACTTTAAAGCGGAGCGGAACGGGCTTTAAACGCGGCAAGTTCCAGCGTTCAAATGTTTGCGTTTTTCCGTTGCGTTCGACTGTCAATTTGCAGTGCGCTTCGTAAGTGCTCGCCGGAATTTTTCCAAGCGCAATCGGGATAAATTTCATCTGCTCGTGGACTTCGATGTTCAAGTCTTTGCGGATGACGATGCCCGATTGTTGCGCATTTTTTATTTGCGAATCTTGAGGCTGCGCATCTTCTGCCCGCACTTTTAAAACGATTTCCGCATTTTTAATCGTTGTCGGGAATCGGTCGGCGTCACGCACGACAATCCATAACATGGGTTCAACACCTGGTACGAATTGGAACGGTGCGTCGAAAATGATTTCGGGCCACGGTTTGTAAAGGAGCGACCAGGGTAGCTTGAACTTAAAATGCGTTTCGGCATAACGCAATTTTTCCCCTGGTAAAAAACTCATCAGTCCCCTTTCGTTTTGATTTTTTCGGCGGGTGCGGTAGGCGAGCTTTTGGCCGGTGCGTTTTCTGGTGTAGCCGGTTCTTTTGCAGCTTTTGGCGCGGTTTTAGCGGAATCCAGAGTTGCGTTCGCTGTATCTGTTGCGACTTTCGCGGTACCTGTTACAACATTTGCGCTATCTACAATTGCTTTTGCGGTGTCGGCTGCGACTTTTGCAGAATCTTGAACTGCTTTCAACGAATCTGTAACAGTGGTGATTGCGTTTGTCGAGTCAACTTTCGCGCTATCTGCAATTACGTTTGTCGAATCTTTTTTCGTATCGTCGATAATCTTGACTTTGGGTTTCTTTTCATCGTCATCATCATCGTCGTCGTCTTTAGGCTTTGGTTTGTTCCACAGCCCAAATGAACCTCTAATTTGCAATTGTATCCCACCAAGGTTCCACTTAGCTTTTTCATCTGGACCATTTGGCACAATGTCCGAGAATTTCTTGTTCGACTTCACGGAGATGGAATTAAATCCGATGTCGCCATAAAGTTTAAAGCTCTTCCAGGTTGCAAAAAGGTAGCCCACGCTTACGCCAAAACCAGCACCCAAGAGCGGTGTTTCGGCATCGAGTTTACCCCAGGTGGTGTAAATTTCGGTGCCCGGCAGCACCCAGTACCAACGCACGGCCAAGCTGAAAAGTCCGCCCGTGCTGAGCGTGATAAAATTCTTGGGCAATGCAAATCTGTATTCCAAATAAAAAGGAATGCCTTGCAGTGTGTATTCGTAACTGTGCGTGTTGCTCTTGCGGTCGGTCAAAACCACTGATTCGTTGTCGTAGATAAAGCCGACGCCTGCGCTTAAAAAGTGGTCTTCGACAAATTGCCACTGGATTCCGGCGGTAATCGGAAAGCAAAAATTGACTTTCTGGAAATCCTGTTTTGCGACGTTCAAGGATTCGGCGCTGTTCACAGCGTTTTCTTTGAATCCATAATAGAGGGTGTCGATGGCTTCTTGGAAGTATTTGCGTTCTTCAAAGCTGATGAACGAAATCGACGGTTGCAAAAAGACCGACAGAATGGAATTGTCGTGGTCCAGCTTTTCTTCGCTCGCGGCAAAACCTGTTGCTGCAATCAACAAAACGGCAACGAGCGAAAAAATGATATTTCTGGACTTCGATTTCATCCGGTCGCCTAGTTAGCCAAAGTCTTTTCTTCTTTCTGCAAGCGCTTCTTTTCTGCTTCCTTCTTGAGGCGCTTTTCGTAGGCTTCTTCGGCCTTGACAATCTTATCTTCGGCCTTCTTCACGCGCTTTTGAATTTCCTTGTCTTCGCTAGATTCGTTCTGGGCGATGGCGAGGAATTCTCTTGCGGTTTCGAACTGGTCGAGGTCCGTGTAGGCATCCGAAATCAAGAAGAGCGCTTCTTGGCGGCGCTTTGCCTTCGGGTATGTTTCCAAAAATTCCTTGAAGTAAATTACGGCAGCCTGCGGCTTTTCCATGCGCAAGTAAAGGCGACCCGTCTGGAATTCCTTTTCGGCGACGCGGTCCACGAGCAAGTTGTAGTAGTAGTCCACCGAGTCGCGGAGCGGTGTGCTCGGGTGGTTGGCGAGGTAGCGTTCAAAGTCCTTCATGGCGGTTGTCGTGTTCGATTCGTCACGGTCAATCTTGTAATCCATGTTGAACGAAGAGACTGCCTTGCGGAATTCGGCGGTTTCTGCAAATGGAGAGCCGGGGAAGTTCACGATAAAGCTGCCGTATTCGCCACGGGCTTCAATCCACTGCTCCAGGTTGAAATGGCTTTCGGCAAGCAAGAACTGCGCTTGTTCCATGTAGCCAGAACCTGCACAGGTAGAAAGAATTTCTTCGAGCCTTTCGACGCTGCGTCCGTATTTCTGGGCTTTGAAAAGTTGTTCTGCACCTTCGTAGCGCTTTTGGCACCAGTCGGTGTGGGTCATTTTTTCGTTCGACGAAGTAGAGGAACAACCTATCATGGTTGCCATATAAAGGAAAAGAGGAACGAACAGGGTACTCTTGAAAACTTTTTTCATTTTTTTTCTTTGGTTAATTCTAACTTTCATGCTGTAAAGTAGAAAAAAACGACTCTAGAGAAAAATGATTTTAGTCCGCTATGTCTTGAAAGAGCTAATAGGTCCTTTTTTGGCTTCGCTCTTTGGCATTACTTTTTTGTTTGTAGTTGACTTTTTAGTCAAAATCTTGGACAATGTGTTGTCCAAGGGCTTGCCTACATCTACAGTTCTTGAAATTTTTGCGCTCAACTTGGCATGGATGCTTTCGCTTTCGATCCCGATGGCGGTGCTTGTGGCAAGCCTCATGACGTTTGGGCGCATGTCCGGTGACCAAGAAATCACGGCTGTCAAGGCGGCTGGAATTTCGCCCTTGTCTTTGATGCGTCCGGTGCTGCTTGTAGCGCTTTTGCTTTCGGTCTTGATGGTCGTGTTCAACAACTGGGTGCTCCCGGAGGCAAACCACCGCTCGGTGGAACTCATGAACGCCGTATCGCGCAAGAAGCCTCATGTGTTTGTCGATGCCGGGCGACTCATTACGCAGTTCCCGGGTGTGCAACTCTGGGTGAACCGCATCGATCCTGTTTCGGGAACGTTGTACGGGATCCAGATTTTTGAAATGGAAAAGAAGGGCGCTCCGCGTATTGTATATGCCGACAGCGCTACGATGGACTATGTGGATAACGGCGCAACGCTTATGCTCCGCCTCCGCAGTGGCGAGACGCATCTCGTCGATCCTGATGATGCGGACAACTATTTCCGTATCCGTTTCTTCTCGCAGGATTTGGCCATGCAAAACGTGGATGACCGCCTCGAACGCCGTAGCCGCAGTTACCGCAGCGACCGCGAAATGCCAGTCGAGATGATGTGGGACGTGGTGACGGATGCTCGTGCCAAGTACGATACGGCGGCAGTGCAGGCTAAGTCTCGACGTTTGCCTACGCTTGCCCGCATTCGTGAATATGCTGTGGGCGATAGTGTTTTGCCTGCGGATGCCAGTGGTGTTCCGATGAGTGATTCCTTACAGTTCGTGCAGGGGCTCCGCAAAATCCGCGTGCAAGAGGCAGCCTCGCTCCGTGCAACAGAACGCGCTTGGGGCCGCATGGAAGGCGAACTCAAACGCGCTGCGCAGTACATGGTTGAAATTCATAAAAAGTTCAGCACCGCGTTTGCTTGCTTTATTTTCGTGCTGATTGGTGCTCCGCTTGGAATCATGGCGCGCAAGGGCGGCATTGGCACAGGCATTCTCTATAGCCTCGCGTTCTTTGTCATTTATTGGATTTGCCTTATCGGTGGCGAAAACTTGGCCGACCGCTTGATTGTCTCTCCGGAACTTGCCATGTGGATTTCGAACGTCATCATCGGCATAATCGGGATTCTCCTTACGCGAGCGATGATTCGCGACCGCTTCTCGGGCAATTCCAAGGTTTTACGCTTCTTTAAAATCGTTGGCAAGTATACAGGCGTTATCTATTGTATCAGGGCTGCTGGTTGGTTGTTTGGTAAACTCAAGAAGAGGTTCGGATGAAGTTCTCTCGATACCTTATCTGGAATTTCTTGAAGATGTTCCTCATCGTGGTGTGCGGGGCCATTCTCATCTTTGTTGTGATTGACTTTGTTGGTAATATCAAGACTTGGCTTGCCCGTGACATGAAGGCTGTAGCCGATTATTACTTGAGTTATCTCCCGTATATTTTGTATTTGATTACTCCGGTTGCTTTGTTTATTGCGGTTCTCGCTTCGGTGGGCAATATGGCGCGTCACCTTGAAATGAGTGCGATGCAGAGCTCTGGGCAAAGTCCGTTCAAGACGCTTCTGCCGATATTCTTCTTGGGCATTCTCATGTCGATTGGTTCGTACGAAATGAGCGAACACTGGCTCCCGGATGCAAACCACAAGCGTTTTGAAATTATGGAAACCAATGCGCAAAAACGTAAGAATCCGCGCATCAAGGAAAAACAAGACTTTACGTTTATCGATAGCGAAAAGAACAGCTGGTTCTTTAAGCATTACTCCGGTAAGAACAAAATAGGCCGAGATGTTGTTCTGCTTGTACGCGATCGTGGGCGCTTGGTCGAACGTTACGATGTTCGTGCAATCCGCTGGATCGAAAAAGATTCGGTGACTAAGGCGGGGTTCTGGCGCTTTGAAAACGGCTTCCATCGCGTGTTCAACAAAGATGGTTCTGTCGAAGTTTCGCAAGTTCGCATGGAAAGCATGAAGGGTAAAGTCAATACGCACCCCAATGACCTCATCAACGAAAGGCAACTCGCTGACGAAATGGATTCCAAAATGGTCAAGGAGCGCATCAACGTGCTGCGCCGTTCGGGCGAAGATACCCGTGCCATGGAGACTGCGCTCCAGTTCAAATATTCTGCGCATTGGATGAACTTGATTGTGCTTTTGATCGGGGCGGCGCTTTGCCACCGTTATAGCCGTTCTGGGGGCCTTTCCCAAAAATTCGGTGTTGGTCTGTTGCTCGTTTTTAGCTATTATATTCTAGAGAGAATAGGCCTTAAAATGGGTGAAAATGGGGCTTTGTCGCCGTTCTGGGCGGCGTGGAACAGTCACTTTATTTATGCCGGTCTCGCGTTTGTCATGTTATACCGATCATTCCGCTTGTAGAGGGTTTTAAATGTCCGTGTCTGAAATTTTGTTTGTGGTTGCTGGTGCGTTGCTAGGTCTCGCTTTTCAGGGGGGGATGTTTCTGTTCCTTATCCCGTTTGCGGTTGTTGCTTTTTCGCTTGCTTGTATGAACCGCCCGAATGTTCCGCCGAACACATCTGTACTTCCGGTTATCAAGAGCAATAAACGTTCGACAGCGCTTACGCCGGTGGTCTCTCCGGATCTCCGTAATGAGTTTACGAACGACGTCAAAATGGATACGAACGAGCCGAACTCTTCGCTCCGTGTCAATCAGGTATGGGCGCGTGCAAACTCGGATGTCGATAAAGCATTTGCCGATATTTTGCGTTGCCTCAAGGTGCTTATGCCGCAGGCGAATACGCTTACCATCTTTACGAGTGGCGGGAGCGCGAACGAACTTCGCTTGAGAACGTTCCAAAGCGATATTCCTAATATCATTGACGCAAGTGCAAAAATTACAGAAAATATGGGCATCTTGAGCCAGCTCTTGCGCCCAGAAGTTTCACGCATTTTGGAAGGCGATTTGCTTGTCGGAAAGCGCCTCACGTATTACATTGAAAATCGTCAAATTCGGTCTTTGGTGGGTGTCCCGCTGCTTGACCGCGATGAACGCCGCCTTGGTGTTTTGCTTGTGGACTCGCTGCACCCGAATGCATTTACGGCCGCCGAAGCGCAGGCGCTTACGTTCATTGCTCATGCAATGTACATGGTGAGCTTCAAGAGCTTTATCTCGGCACAGAACTACATTGAACAGCAACAGTTCAGTACGCTTTACCATTACCAGCGCAAGTTCTTCCAGACGATGTCTGTGAAGGATATTTACAAACAAATGTTTGAATACGTTAAGGAAAACATGCCGTTTGACCGCTTGACGATTCTTTTGCTCGACAAGCCGAAAGAAGGGACTGGCCGCGTGATTTACTGCGTGGGCATGGATTCCGAACAGTTTGTCGATAAACAATTTACCTTGTCTGATAAGGGAATTTTTGTCCTTGCTCTTATGAGGAACCGCCCGGTATTCCGCTCGTTCAATTCGGGCTATGCCGATTATGTGCCGCGTTTGAATGATTCCGAAAAGCGCAATATGGAACTTCGTCAGTTGTTTGTAATGCCGGTATCGTCGGAACCGGATTCCAAGACTGCTGAACTTGCCATTTGCCTTGAAAGCCGCTACAACAACCGCTATCAGGAACACGAAAAGAAATTGCTCAAGGCATTCGCGGGCGTTGCCGGTTTTGCCTATGCTCGCGCCTGCCAGTTCGAAAAGGGCAAGGACCTCGCTACTCGCGATGGCTTAACGGGGCTCATGAACCACCGCTCTTTGCAGGAAGCTCTCCGCACAGAAAAAGTTCGCGCAGACCGCAAAAAGTATAACATTGGCGTCTTGATGATGGATATTGACCATTTCAAACGTGTAAACGATACGTATGGTCACCCGATCGGCGATGTTGTTATTAAAGGAATTGCCAATGCGATTAGCGGCGAAATCCGTAAAGAAATTGATGTCGTTGCGCGCTATGGCGGTGAAGAATTTGTGGTCGCTCTTATCGATACGACTCCGGAAGGCATGATTGAAACGGCTGAACGTATTCGTAAGGCTGTGGGCAAGCTTGAATTCAACGTGCACTTGACGGATCCGCTCCGCGTGACGGTGAGCATTGGCGCCTTCCTTGTGGAACCGGAATTTGCGGATATGAAGAAGGCTGTTAATAATGCTGACCAAGCGCTTTATAAGGCTAAGGAAGGCGGGCGCAATCAGGTCGTTCAATTTGAAAAAATTGAAACGGATGCGGTGTGATTTAGACGAAAGAACGGCTCTACGAGCCTACAGACGAAAGACGAAAGAACGCCGCTGCGTGGCTATAGACGAAAGAGGTCAGGTATTGAATGTATCACGAGCTTTGGGGGCCGTCATTCTGACGACCAACGGGAGGATGAATCCAGTTAAGTTCTGCATGCAATAAATTTCACTGGATCCTTCGGGATTACCCCTCAGGATGACGATTTCATTTTTACTGTTTACTAACCACTAACCACTGTCTACTTCTAACTTCTAACTTCCTACTTCTAACTTCCTACTTCCCACTTCTAACTTCCTACTTCCTACTAACCTATGTTCACTGCTATTGATTGGATAGTTCTCTTCGCTTACTTGCTCCTCTCGCTTGCGATTGGACTCTGGGTTTCTCGCGGCAACAAGAACCTCAAGGAATATATGTTCGGCGGTGGCTCCATGCCGTGGGTGGCCGTGGGCATCAGCCTAATCGCGACATCCGTGAGTGCAACGACGTTCCTGGGCGCGCCTGCCGACGTCTATGGCGACGACATGACGTTTTTGATGTTCCAGATTGGCGCCTTGCTCAGCATTTTCGTGGTGGGTTTTGTGTTCATTCCGCGATTCCGCACGTCGGGCATTTCCAGCGCTTATGAACTTTTCGAAGTGCGTTTCGGGAGCAAGTCGGTGCGCCGCTTGGCTGCGATTTTTTACTGCTTGCATTTGCTGCTCCGCACGGGAATTTTACTTTATGCGCCATCGCTTGTGCTTGCGCAGATTTTGCACATCGACTTGAAACTTGCAATTATCGTCTCGGCGGCGGTCGCCATTTTCTACACGTGGTTTGGCGGCATCAAGGCGGTCATCTGGACCGATGTTATGCAGTTTGTGGTGTTCTTTGGCGGTGGCGCGTTGGTGCTTTTGCTTATTGCAAATGCAGTGGGTGGCTTTGGCGAAATGGCAACTCTCGCAAGCGAAGCGGGCAAGACGCGTTGGTGGAATGCGTCGATGGATGTTTCTAATGCGCGCACGCTCATCTCGGCGGGTTTTGCGTATGCCATTCTTGAAATCGCCATTCGCGGTTGTGATCAGCAGTTCGTGCAGCGCTACCTCAGCTGCAAGG
This window harbors:
- a CDS encoding LptF/LptG family permease, giving the protein MKFSRYLIWNFLKMFLIVVCGAILIFVVIDFVGNIKTWLARDMKAVADYYLSYLPYILYLITPVALFIAVLASVGNMARHLEMSAMQSSGQSPFKTLLPIFFLGILMSIGSYEMSEHWLPDANHKRFEIMETNAQKRKNPRIKEKQDFTFIDSEKNSWFFKHYSGKNKIGRDVVLLVRDRGRLVERYDVRAIRWIEKDSVTKAGFWRFENGFHRVFNKDGSVEVSQVRMESMKGKVNTHPNDLINERQLADEMDSKMVKERINVLRRSGEDTRAMETALQFKYSAHWMNLIVLLIGAALCHRYSRSGGLSQKFGVGLLLVFSYYILERIGLKMGENGALSPFWAAWNSHFIYAGLAFVMLYRSFRL
- the bamD gene encoding outer membrane protein assembly factor BamD; amino-acid sequence: MKKVFKSTLFVPLFLYMATMIGCSSTSSNEKMTHTDWCQKRYEGAEQLFKAQKYGRSVERLEEILSTCAGSGYMEQAQFLLAESHFNLEQWIEARGEYGSFIVNFPGSPFAETAEFRKAVSSFNMDYKIDRDESNTTTAMKDFERYLANHPSTPLRDSVDYYYNLLVDRVAEKEFQTGRLYLRMEKPQAAVIYFKEFLETYPKAKRRQEALFLISDAYTDLDQFETAREFLAIAQNESSEDKEIQKRVKKAEDKIVKAEEAYEKRLKKEAEKKRLQKEEKTLAN
- a CDS encoding PHP domain-containing protein encodes the protein MSFLPGEKLRYAETHFKFKLPWSLLYKPWPEIIFDAPFQFVPGVEPMLWIVVRDADRFPTTIKNAEIVLKVRAEDAQPQDSQIKNAQQSGIVIRKDLNIEVHEQMKFIPIALGKIPASTYEAHCKLTVERNGKTQTFERWNLPRLKPVPLRFKVLNEELPIALGYAAGEMHCHTYYSADHVEYGATPEVLQQAAKAVGLDFVSCTDHAYDFAFTQEDFTKEADSPVPRFQKLREEIAALPKTDENGNRLPLMIAGEEVSAGNSKGENVHMTVLGPEGYLPGLGDCGRYWLENRPTRSIKQILNMTEAHCFAAHPFQQMGLLEKFVFRRGYWKPEDLNIKGYHSIRGLQFWNGIRDEGFKLGREFWINELGKGNYLLPIGGNDAHGDLNSMTAVSLPLISLKHTRAHIFGNVRTVIKVGSRKLEVGSEAKQESPLSLDAINAAFAADNCYITDGPALWWERDDNGITFHARSNKEMGGGFRYIRIYGRRELPNGKLAPTEEIMLGSLIAAPDHADIPVATFGFAYVRAECETATGKFALTSAAQIF
- a CDS encoding diguanylate cyclase, with the protein product MSVSEILFVVAGALLGLAFQGGMFLFLIPFAVVAFSLACMNRPNVPPNTSVLPVIKSNKRSTALTPVVSPDLRNEFTNDVKMDTNEPNSSLRVNQVWARANSDVDKAFADILRCLKVLMPQANTLTIFTSGGSANELRLRTFQSDIPNIIDASAKITENMGILSQLLRPEVSRILEGDLLVGKRLTYYIENRQIRSLVGVPLLDRDERRLGVLLVDSLHPNAFTAAEAQALTFIAHAMYMVSFKSFISAQNYIEQQQFSTLYHYQRKFFQTMSVKDIYKQMFEYVKENMPFDRLTILLLDKPKEGTGRVIYCVGMDSEQFVDKQFTLSDKGIFVLALMRNRPVFRSFNSGYADYVPRLNDSEKRNMELRQLFVMPVSSEPDSKTAELAICLESRYNNRYQEHEKKLLKAFAGVAGFAYARACQFEKGKDLATRDGLTGLMNHRSLQEALRTEKVRADRKKYNIGVLMMDIDHFKRVNDTYGHPIGDVVIKGIANAISGEIRKEIDVVARYGGEEFVVALIDTTPEGMIETAERIRKAVGKLEFNVHLTDPLRVTVSIGAFLVEPEFADMKKAVNNADQALYKAKEGGRNQVVQFEKIETDAV
- a CDS encoding LptF/LptG family permease gives rise to the protein MILVRYVLKELIGPFLASLFGITFLFVVDFLVKILDNVLSKGLPTSTVLEIFALNLAWMLSLSIPMAVLVASLMTFGRMSGDQEITAVKAAGISPLSLMRPVLLVALLLSVLMVVFNNWVLPEANHRSVELMNAVSRKKPHVFVDAGRLITQFPGVQLWVNRIDPVSGTLYGIQIFEMEKKGAPRIVYADSATMDYVDNGATLMLRLRSGETHLVDPDDADNYFRIRFFSQDLAMQNVDDRLERRSRSYRSDREMPVEMMWDVVTDARAKYDTAAVQAKSRRLPTLARIREYAVGDSVLPADASGVPMSDSLQFVQGLRKIRVQEAASLRATERAWGRMEGELKRAAQYMVEIHKKFSTAFACFIFVLIGAPLGIMARKGGIGTGILYSLAFFVIYWICLIGGENLADRLIVSPELAMWISNVIIGIIGILLTRAMIRDRFSGNSKVLRFFKIVGKYTGVIYCIRAAGWLFGKLKKRFG
- a CDS encoding sodium:solute symporter, giving the protein MFTAIDWIVLFAYLLLSLAIGLWVSRGNKNLKEYMFGGGSMPWVAVGISLIATSVSATTFLGAPADVYGDDMTFLMFQIGALLSIFVVGFVFIPRFRTSGISSAYELFEVRFGSKSVRRLAAIFYCLHLLLRTGILLYAPSLVLAQILHIDLKLAIIVSAAVAIFYTWFGGIKAVIWTDVMQFVVFFGGGALVLLLIANAVGGFGEMATLASEAGKTRWWNASMDVSNARTLISAGFAYAILEIAIRGCDQQFVQRYLSCKDVKAANRSSILSMVLGCAVSILFYWVGAALYVYYNVSKVATVPAGIGQNDVFPYFIVNGLPVGVTGLIVAAICAAAMSSLSGAINSLSNTSEHDFLGWDESAGMGGLKRAKIWTVIWGVLGVFFALFAATQQGSLLKNALFFTGLFTGPLLGMFLLAFFVKNLKSWQVITAVICGMVSLVLIQGIPAFHVPAVFEKTFSWPWMPFISMTTTIVVAVVLKFVSPLVCAKRG